The Paenibacillus mucilaginosus 3016 genome includes the window TGCCATCGGCCAGTCGGACGCGGTACTCCATGCCGTCCGGCGCCCCTACCCTCGAGCGCCGCAGTTCTTCATCGAATGCGGGACGGTCCTCCGGATGGATGCAGTCCACGAATACCCTATAGTCCGCAACCGCCTCTCCGGCCGGCAATCCGTACATGCCCAGCAGGTCATCCGAGCAATAGAACTCCCTTGTCGCAAGGTCCATGCTCCAGAACCCGAGCTTCGCCACCTGCTGGGCCTGGGCGAGGCTTTCCCCGCTGCGGCGCAGCTCTTCCTCGGCCGCCTTGCGCTCACTGATATTGCGGCCGATGCCGATAATCTTGTCCACTCGGCCTCCGGCATCCCGGATCAGCTTGACGGTGGTCTCGAACCAGACATAGTGTCCGTCCTTGTGGCGCACACGCCCGGTGTTCAGCAAATGATTTCCGCCGGTCCGGTTGTTCATCTGTGCAGCATCCTCCGGATGGTAGAGATCCTTCAGCTGCGTCCCGACCAGCTCTTCCGGCCGGTAACCGAGCTGCGGCTCCACCGACGGGGAGATGTACCGGCAACCCCCATCCGGCGTGCTGTAGGAGATGACATCCTGCGCATTCTCCGAGATGAGGCGGTACAGCTCGTCGGACTCCTTCCACCTCCGCTCCATCTCCCGCTGCCCCGTCACATCTTTGGCGAGTCCGTAGATGCCGACAACCGTGCCTTCCGCCGTGATCGGCACATAGGTGACCTGCAGGTCAATGAGGATGCCGTCCTTGCGAAAAAAAATCAATCTCGAAGGAGCTCGGACGCCCCTCCAAAGCCTCAGCCAGATGCCGCCTGCGCTTCTCCAGCTTCTCCTCCGTCAGGAGCCGCCTGCAGGGCAGTCCGATGAACTCGTCCACGGTGTAGCCGGTAATCCGCTCCACCGAAGGATTCGCGTCGATGTAACAGCCGCCAGTGTCCATCACATAGATGGCATCGGGATGATTGTGATACAGGGACTTGTACGCTCCGCCCTCCGAGATGATCTGTCTGAGCCGCTCCGTTTTGTTCGTCTCCAAGTCCAACTTCCTTTCCCGGGGGATGAGGGCACCGGCGTTACCGAAGTCCATGCCCCTCCCTGTTGTCCGTAAATGTACACGCTCCCATTATAGGGCCTGCGGCCGGATTATCCAATGCGGACCCGGGCAGCTGCCGCCCGGGCCTCACGATTATGCTTCCTGTGCACCGGGCAGGAAACCGGCCGAAGGACGGATTAGTCCGGCGCCCGCACTCCATCCGCACTCAAGCAAGGTCACCGGGCCTCATCCTTCCGGGCAGCCGCCCGCCCCATCATATACGGATAGAGGAACACGAGACCCAGGGCGTACAGCATGAAGGCAAAATAGGCCGGCAGCAGGTGGATGAAGCTCGTGTAGCCGATGAAGTAATGAACGCTGAAGCCGGCCAGGAAAGCCGGCAGGCCTCCCAGCGCCAGCGTCCACCATACCCACCGCCGCCCCTCCCCGATGCCCCAGAGGGCGATAATCAGCACGGCCAGCGCATCGGAGAACAGCGCACCGCCGAAGCCGGCCCGGTCATGCGCGATGAGCGGAATCAGCCGCGCGTTGATCTCATTCAGCATCTCCGGGGTCGCACACAGGTACTCGAGGTCCGTCGGAACGAACACCCGGGTGATGCCGATCGAAGCGATAATGACCCCGCCGGCAGCCAGGGCGAAGCCCAAGACGACGAACAGGAGCTGTCCGAGCTGCGCGAGCCGCCACTCCGGGCTGTTGAGCCGACCTGCCGGCTCATAGGACGGCCGATCCGCTGGCGCCCGCATCGCCAGCACGAACATCGGCAGGAGCAGCGCGGCCGCCAGCGCATGGAGCGGGTCAAAGTAGCCGTAGCCGAGGTACAGGAAGAACGAGCTGAAGCCGACAAGCCCGGAGGTCATCAGCGCCGTGCGCGTCCAGTGCTGCCCGTGCCGCAGGCCGTGATAAGCGAGCTGGAAGTAGACGACGCCGATGGAGATCATCGTGCCCGCCAGGGTGACCCGGTCATGGGACATGAAGCGCAGGATGCCGCTGTTCGCCAGGTCCAGCAGAGCCGGGTCCATGCCGAGGAAGCTCACGTCATAAGGCAGCACGACGGTGGTGGCCGCGATCATCCAGGCCAGCACCCCGCCGAGGATCATGCCGAGCCCGAGCAGGCACATCCAGCCCCAATGCGCCCAGAAGGAAGGCAGGGCGGGAGGCGCCGCTCCGCGCACCTTCTCGTAGATCAGCGCCTCGTTGATCCGCTTCGGCAGCCCCGGCCCCGAGAAGACGAGCCCGCTGTGCAGCAGTACCGCATCCGCTCCCGCCTCCACTGCATCCAGCGCATCCTGCGGCTGGTGGATCCCCGCAGCGGCGACCAGCGGGAGCCCGGGGCCGAGCGCGCTGCGGACCCGCCTCAGCTGCGCCAGTGCGGGCTCCAGGCCTCCTCGGCCGATATGGGCCGCTCCCTGCGCCGAGTAGACGGCCTCGCCGACCACGAGGCCGTCCCACGCCTGCTGCCGCAGGAAGGGCAGCAGTGCCGCGAAGCCCGCCGCGGTGAAGTCGAGCGGCAGGTAGAACAGCATCGGCCGGCCGCCCTGCTCCGGCTCTGCGGCCCCCGCTTCCCGTACCGCCCGCATCACCCCGGCCGCCGCTTCCAGCGTCCAGCTGTCCCGGACCTCCGGTGTCAGCACGTCGATGTGGAAGCCGGCCGCATAAGGGGCCAGCTTCGCGGCCATCTCCTTCAGCTGCGCGGACGCCTCCGCCGGGGAAGCGCCGGGCATCGGCCGCAGG containing:
- a CDS encoding PAS domain S-box protein, producing the protein METNKTERLRQIISEGGAYKSLYHNHPDAIYVMDTGGCYIDANPSVERITGYTVDEFIGLPCRRLLTEEKLEKRRRHLAEALEGRPSSFEIDFFSQGRHPH